From one Bos indicus x Bos taurus breed Angus x Brahman F1 hybrid chromosome 7, Bos_hybrid_MaternalHap_v2.0, whole genome shotgun sequence genomic stretch:
- the LOC113895965 gene encoding olfactory receptor 18-like has translation MGLSDDPELQPFLFGLFLSMYLVTMLGNLLIILAVSSDPHLHTPMYFFLSNLSLADIGFISTTVPKMIVNIQSHSRVISYAGCLTQMSIFILFGGMDCMLLSAMAYDRFVAICHPLHYQVIMNPCTCGKLISVSFFVSLLNSQVQNLIVLQLTCFKDVKISNFFCDPSQLLNFTCSDMLKNNIVMYFVGAIFGFIPFSGIFFSYCKILSSILRVHSSGGKYKAFSTCGSHLAVVCLFYGTGLGVCLSSAISQSPRKDAVASVVYTVVTPMLNPFIYSLRNQDIKRAMWRFLRKII, from the coding sequence ATGGGTCTTTCAGATGATCCAGAACTTCAGCCTTTCCTCTTTGGACTATTCCTATCCATGTACCTGGTCACCATGCTGGGAAACCTACTCATCATTCTGGCAGTCTCCTCTGACCCCCACcttcacacccccatgtacttcttcctctccaacctatCCTTGGCAGACATAGGTTTCATCTCCACCACAGTCCCCAAGATGATTGTGAACATCCAGTCTCACAGCAGAGTCATCTCCTATGCAGGCTGCCTGACACAGATGTCCATTTTTATCCTCTTTGGAGGGATGGATTGTATGCTTCTGTCTGCGATGGCCTATGACAGGTTTGTGGCCATCTGTCACCCACTGCACTACCAGGTCATCATGAACCCATGCACCTGTGGCAAATTaatttcagtgtctttttttgtTAGCCTTTTGAACTCCCAAGTGCAGAATTTGATTGTGTTACAACTTACCTGCTTCAAGGATGTGAAAATATCTAATTTCTTCTGTGACCCTTCTCAACTGCTCAACTTTACCTGTTCTGACATGCTCAAAAATAACATAGTCATGTATTTTGTTGGTGCCATTTTTGGTTTTATTCCTTTCTCCGGAATCTTTTTCTCTTACTGTAAAATTCTTTCCTCTATTCTGAGAGTTCACTCATCAGGTGGGAAAtacaaagccttctccacctgtggctcTCACCTGGcagttgtttgcttattttatggAACAGGTCTTGGTGTGTGCCTCAGTTCAGCCATTTCACAATCTCCCAGGAAGGATGCAGTGGCCTCTGTGGTGTACACTGTGGTcacccccatgctgaaccccttcatctacagcctgaggaaccaAGACATCAAAAGGGCCAtgtggaggtttctcagaaaaataaTCTAA